From a region of the Geothrix sp. 21YS21S-2 genome:
- a CDS encoding nucleotidyl transferase AbiEii/AbiGii toxin family protein has protein sequence MAIPEWASRWGSVIVRSGDYSVSSGNLPASVRARLLNLAKQRGEDLDLVLKRFGIERLLYRLSESSHKGSFILKGAMLFELWMGQAHRTTKDLDLLGSGTTDIPRLEAVFRDLCVLPVEADGLEFLPESVKGSEIREDNLYQGVRVTLLARLGAARIGLQVDIGFGDAVFPAPEEVEYPSLLGFPCPRLRAYSQATVVAEKFQAMVELGLVNSRLKDYYDVWTILNRFEIPQDTLREAIHTTFQRRQTPLPTRIPEGLSVAFAVDHQKQTQWKAFLRKRGADPSMELEQVVHDLAEAMGRILKIH, from the coding sequence ATGGCTATCCCGGAATGGGCAAGCCGATGGGGAAGTGTAATTGTCCGCAGTGGGGACTACTCAGTGTCGTCGGGCAATCTCCCTGCTTCTGTCCGAGCCCGCCTGCTGAACCTAGCCAAGCAGCGGGGCGAGGACCTTGACCTGGTGTTGAAGCGCTTCGGGATCGAGCGACTCCTCTATCGCCTGAGTGAGTCGTCCCATAAGGGCAGCTTCATCCTAAAGGGCGCAATGCTCTTCGAGCTCTGGATGGGACAGGCGCACCGAACCACCAAGGATCTTGACCTGCTGGGATCAGGCACCACAGACATCCCACGTCTGGAGGCTGTGTTCCGGGACCTTTGCGTGCTTCCTGTTGAAGCCGATGGCTTGGAGTTTCTTCCTGAAAGCGTAAAAGGTTCGGAGATCCGGGAAGACAATCTGTACCAGGGCGTTCGTGTGACGCTCCTGGCGCGCCTGGGTGCAGCACGCATCGGTCTCCAGGTGGATATCGGCTTTGGAGATGCGGTCTTTCCGGCACCCGAGGAGGTTGAATACCCAAGCCTGCTGGGATTCCCTTGTCCCAGGCTTCGCGCCTATTCGCAGGCCACAGTGGTTGCCGAAAAGTTCCAGGCCATGGTCGAGCTCGGTCTTGTGAACAGCCGACTAAAGGACTACTACGACGTCTGGACGATCCTGAACCGGTTTGAGATCCCACAGGACACCCTGCGGGAGGCCATTCACACCACCTTCCAACGGCGACAGACACCACTCCCCACCAGGATCCCCGAAGGCCTGTCCGTTGCGTTTGCAGTGGATCACCAGAAGCAAACGCAATGGAAAGCCTTTCTACGCAAGAGGGGAGCGGATCCCTCCATGGAGCTTGAGCAGGTGGTTCACGACCTGGCTGAAGCCATGGGCAGAATTCTGAAGATCCATTGA
- a CDS encoding type IV toxin-antitoxin system AbiEi family antitoxin domain-containing protein — translation MALIKVKGVLRPRDLTELGIHPRNLSLLHQQGVLERTGRGLYTLANGDWTEHHSLAEVAKRVPGCVIGLASALRYHELTDEMPHQVWVFISRKAWKPKVDYPSLAIFRCEPERLFNNTLQVLIEGTEVRITDVPRTITDCFRHRRSIGIDVAILALKEALQRRLCTPAELALVAKKHRAWNTMRPYLEALL, via the coding sequence ATGGCCCTGATCAAGGTGAAGGGGGTCCTCCGCCCGCGAGACCTTACCGAACTCGGCATTCACCCTAGAAACCTCTCGCTCCTCCATCAGCAAGGGGTCCTGGAACGCACAGGGCGTGGGCTGTACACGCTGGCGAATGGGGACTGGACGGAACATCACAGCCTCGCGGAAGTCGCAAAGCGGGTCCCTGGGTGCGTCATCGGCCTAGCGTCAGCACTGCGCTACCACGAACTGACCGATGAAATGCCCCACCAGGTTTGGGTGTTCATCAGCCGGAAGGCTTGGAAGCCCAAGGTCGACTACCCTTCGCTCGCCATTTTCCGCTGCGAACCCGAGCGCCTCTTCAATAACACCCTCCAGGTCCTGATCGAGGGCACCGAGGTTCGAATCACCGATGTCCCCCGCACCATCACGGATTGCTTTCGCCATCGAAGATCCATCGGGATAGACGTCGCCATCCTCGCCCTCAAGGAAGCCCTCCAGCGTCGACTATGCACACCAGCCGAACTTGCACTGGTGGCCAAAAAACATCGAGCCTGGAACACCATGCGCCCATACCTGGAGGCCCTTCTGTGA
- a CDS encoding site-specific integrase produces the protein MAGFKNGLQKVGDVYHYCFRINGQQYKGSTRAHDLQTARKVLEGKRQEALLGKPVTPKDAPTFDLLVKDWLAAHAKTASAGHRRGVEHITRLWLTPHLGSCPIDKVSQGMILEARTRMLEEGRSMATANHLLRVVKLLWNHAVDAGYIGQVPFKIKPLRLQKKPRPTVPGSRVPEFLAAVDAQCHSPQVAVMLKVMLGLGIRESEALGMRWEWFSPDQRTYTVGKAKGKEARVIPVPGWLWKAIYAMPKTLSEWVFPGENGKLHHPHFCKKTLQRVSQDLGLGHITQHRLRATFASLHAETGTPITEIQGMLGHKDIATTMIYVETSLDAKRRSQDALSLKLGLA, from the coding sequence ATGGCTGGCTTCAAGAACGGACTCCAGAAGGTTGGAGACGTATACCACTACTGTTTCAGGATTAATGGGCAGCAATACAAGGGCAGCACTCGCGCCCATGACCTCCAGACAGCAAGGAAGGTCCTGGAAGGCAAACGCCAGGAAGCCCTTCTTGGCAAGCCCGTCACGCCCAAGGACGCGCCCACCTTCGACCTTCTCGTCAAGGACTGGCTGGCGGCTCACGCCAAGACGGCATCTGCGGGTCATCGGCGGGGCGTTGAGCACATTACCCGGCTCTGGCTGACACCTCATCTTGGCTCCTGCCCCATTGATAAGGTTAGTCAGGGGATGATCCTGGAAGCCCGTACCCGGATGCTGGAGGAGGGACGATCCATGGCAACCGCGAATCACCTCCTCCGGGTCGTAAAGCTGTTGTGGAACCACGCTGTGGACGCCGGGTACATCGGGCAAGTTCCGTTCAAGATCAAACCGCTTCGACTCCAGAAGAAGCCACGCCCCACCGTACCAGGTTCCAGGGTTCCGGAGTTTCTTGCTGCCGTTGACGCCCAGTGCCACTCTCCCCAGGTTGCGGTGATGCTCAAGGTGATGCTTGGGCTGGGTATCCGAGAATCTGAAGCCCTGGGAATGCGCTGGGAATGGTTCTCTCCAGATCAACGCACCTATACCGTGGGCAAAGCCAAGGGCAAGGAAGCCCGGGTTATCCCCGTCCCTGGCTGGCTCTGGAAGGCGATCTATGCCATGCCAAAGACACTCAGCGAGTGGGTATTTCCCGGGGAGAATGGAAAGCTGCACCACCCTCATTTCTGCAAAAAAACTCTACAGCGCGTGAGTCAGGATCTTGGGCTTGGGCACATCACCCAGCATCGTTTGAGGGCAACATTCGCCTCCCTACATGCGGAAACCGGAACTCCCATCACAGAAATCCAAGGGATGCTCGGTCACAAGGACATCGCCACGACCATGATCTACGTTGAAACGTCCCTGGACGCCAAGCGCCGTTCACAGGACGCCCTCAGCCTAAAGCTTGGCTTGGCGTAG
- a CDS encoding zinc ribbon domain-containing protein: MNPAYSTIECRVCHAINPDLTDLRVRKWICSGCQTHHHRDGHSDEKLLVTYLDALESLNGGRRDRSESR, from the coding sequence ATTAACCCAGCCTACTCGACTATTGAGTGCAGGGTCTGCCACGCAATCAATCCCGACCTTACTGACCTTCGGGTACGGAAATGGATCTGCTCCGGGTGCCAAACGCATCACCATAGGGATGGTCACAGCGACGAAAAACTCCTGGTCACCTATTTGGACGCCTTAGAATCCCTCAATGGCGGGAGAAGGGATCGGAGTGAATCAAGGTAG
- a CDS encoding RelA/SpoT domain-containing protein, with amino-acid sequence MAFAIPAASNKAINRAGKVLIDGHSSQEARVQAIAIIAHWRSCHAYPVNTFQATLRGRVKKICDGALVAQRLKRIPSMEAKLRLIHGMQLARMQDIGGLRAVVDTISQVRKLQDKYSDGSLTHELIDVDDYIEHPPKSGYRSVHLIYKYNNPTLSTYNGLHLELQIRTRLQHAWATAVEIIGTFLNQALKSSVGSTEWLFYFKVVSAAFSLLEKTPILDEFSKWTPNRIAQTCIGLERDLDVKRNLQAFAIAANAIISGKTSGNYHLIILNATTKMVKVQSYGVRRLSEANEAYAQAEFSASLSGEDIQTVLVATDTVDSLRRAYPNYFLDSRQFISALARIPKLLS; translated from the coding sequence ATGGCATTCGCTATTCCAGCGGCATCGAATAAAGCAATCAACCGCGCCGGTAAAGTGTTAATTGATGGACACTCTTCCCAGGAAGCAAGGGTTCAGGCAATTGCCATTATCGCACATTGGCGCTCCTGTCATGCCTACCCGGTGAATACATTCCAAGCCACGCTACGTGGTCGAGTGAAGAAAATTTGTGACGGTGCTTTGGTTGCACAGCGACTCAAACGTATTCCATCAATGGAAGCAAAACTCAGGTTAATTCATGGGATGCAATTAGCACGAATGCAGGATATTGGTGGTTTAAGAGCCGTGGTCGATACGATATCTCAGGTCAGGAAACTTCAGGATAAGTATTCAGATGGATCGTTGACGCATGAACTGATTGATGTTGATGATTACATTGAACACCCACCCAAATCAGGTTATCGAAGTGTTCATCTTATTTATAAATATAATAATCCTACACTATCTACATACAATGGTCTTCATTTAGAATTGCAAATCCGCACCCGTTTGCAGCACGCATGGGCAACTGCCGTTGAAATCATAGGGACTTTTCTCAACCAAGCACTAAAATCTAGCGTTGGGTCAACAGAATGGCTATTTTACTTTAAAGTCGTGAGTGCTGCTTTCTCCTTGCTAGAGAAAACTCCTATTCTTGATGAATTTTCAAAATGGACGCCAAATAGAATTGCTCAAACCTGTATCGGACTTGAACGAGATTTAGATGTTAAGCGAAATCTTCAAGCTTTTGCCATTGCGGCTAATGCCATAATTTCAGGAAAAACTTCAGGCAATTATCATCTAATCATATTAAATGCCACGACAAAGATGGTCAAGGTCCAATCCTATGGCGTTAGGAGATTGTCAGAAGCCAATGAAGCTTATGCACAAGCAGAATTCTCTGCATCATTAAGCGGAGAAGATATTCAAACAGTGCTGGTTGCTACCGACACTGTAGATTCGCTTCGCAGGGCTTACCCTAATTATTTCCTGGATTCACGCCAATTCATTTCAGCGTTGGCGCGGATTCCCAAACTACTTTCCTAA
- a CDS encoding DUF3427 domain-containing protein, producing the protein MLDLRKVVALLLGHLAHDVGHVLLGGHDDRFLSPSLFHWKSQSGTPEGSATGLRYQTLGLGGNRAILFVRETQDQPYLFLGELKYLRHEGSRPMGIDFELKMPMPAKDFQAWASIVAA; encoded by the coding sequence ATCCTGGATCTTCGAAAAGTCGTTGCCCTGCTGCTTGGTCATCTCGCCCACGACGTTGGTCATGTCCTCCTGGGCGGTCACGATGACCGGTTCCTGTCGCCATCCCTGTTCCACTGGAAGAGCCAGAGCGGAACCCCGGAGGGGAGCGCCACGGGGCTCCGGTACCAGACCCTTGGCCTGGGAGGGAACCGGGCGATCCTCTTCGTCCGGGAAACCCAGGACCAGCCCTACCTGTTCCTGGGCGAGCTGAAATATCTGCGCCACGAAGGATCCCGCCCCATGGGCATCGACTTCGAACTCAAGATGCCGATGCCCGCCAAGGATTTCCAGGCCTGGGCGAGCATCGTGGCCGCCTGA
- a CDS encoding DUF4424 family protein, giving the protein MLVKTFALALCLPFLVPGALLGNDGAAEVAQGGIRLKQERRVAMVKERLFISKKKVRVEYEFRNESPEAVTTEIAFPIPEYHLDLGYGWAPFDDFKVWVDDKPLSHKVEARAYVNGREITPELESMKLDVATFAGFEEPKDARLPFRSQIRECSRSQKQRLIALGAINAEDDVEAQWSVRKTYHWTQTFPAQGVMKIAHEYTPVCGGSAALSLPTLQAPIKGWHNENADPACPDGGFIQSFKRAVAANHKQHPDGLYANQESLSAEWVRYILTTANTWKTPILDFELTVERNPGELITFCWDGPVEKTGANTFRARKTDFTPTKELTVYFLQP; this is encoded by the coding sequence TTGCTGGTCAAAACCTTCGCCCTAGCGCTATGCCTCCCATTTCTCGTGCCTGGTGCCCTCCTGGGGAACGATGGCGCCGCTGAGGTCGCCCAGGGTGGCATCCGGCTCAAGCAAGAGCGGCGGGTCGCCATGGTCAAGGAACGCCTTTTTATCAGCAAGAAGAAGGTGCGGGTCGAATACGAGTTCAGGAACGAGTCCCCGGAGGCTGTGACCACTGAGATCGCCTTTCCGATCCCGGAATACCACCTTGACCTCGGGTACGGCTGGGCGCCCTTCGATGACTTCAAGGTATGGGTGGACGACAAGCCCCTCTCCCACAAGGTAGAGGCGAGAGCCTACGTGAATGGGCGCGAGATCACCCCCGAACTGGAGTCCATGAAGCTGGATGTTGCGACCTTTGCCGGGTTCGAGGAGCCCAAGGACGCCCGGCTTCCTTTTCGATCACAAATCCGTGAGTGCTCTCGTAGCCAGAAGCAACGACTGATTGCCTTGGGTGCCATCAACGCCGAGGATGATGTCGAAGCCCAGTGGTCGGTCAGGAAGACCTATCACTGGACCCAGACCTTTCCGGCGCAGGGGGTGATGAAGATCGCCCACGAATACACCCCAGTCTGTGGTGGCTCAGCTGCACTGAGCCTCCCGACACTCCAGGCACCCATCAAGGGTTGGCATAACGAGAATGCCGACCCAGCCTGCCCGGACGGTGGATTCATCCAGTCCTTCAAGAGAGCCGTTGCCGCCAACCACAAACAGCACCCGGACGGACTGTATGCCAACCAGGAGTCCCTGAGTGCTGAGTGGGTCCGCTACATCCTGACGACCGCGAATACCTGGAAGACTCCCATCCTGGACTTCGAGTTGACTGTGGAGCGTAACCCTGGCGAACTCATCACGTTCTGCTGGGATGGTCCGGTCGAGAAGACAGGTGCCAATACCTTCCGGGCTAGGAAGACGGACTTCACGCCCACAAAGGAACTGACAGTCTACTTCCTCCAGCCCTGA
- a CDS encoding DUF4139 domain-containing protein, translated as MRLILNPLATFVSLSLVAQAPPVVTTRSDRNQVRLTLYQNGRAFIQENRTVTLPKGEVLLHIEDLASSLIPTTLQIQNPDLGSSTGVVRQSFLFTRPTAQQLLGRFEGKRVKVASTLGGVDTIEQATLLSFEGESAVLQYPDRVEVLGASSAKRILIPGLPPEVPASPRMEVALTTPVGGKREFSIAYISSDFQWTPTYSVIINPTEKMIDLTAWATILNGTKTQFNQAKVDLLAGDVPMQPDARSRDKVMQYDAPPPPPPPPGLMQFAGGTLPSSMNAGERKVYPIPGKLDLLPQQSVQVPFLEVHGIKVRKEYRLFRNLFLDEEDTQVIEGQPISVEANLLFQNEAAQHLGRQLPGGIIRLYQGDDSGILRLLGEDQLAESSAGSEVRLSLGLVTDLTAKCRITDHKINESESTKRSVEERAVEIVISNQKNQANQVHVQVDIQGQWELLSSSLPGVKEQAHTLGFQVQVQANSKATLQYRVKTISAR; from the coding sequence ATGCGACTGATTCTAAATCCCCTTGCCACATTCGTATCCCTCTCATTGGTTGCCCAGGCACCCCCAGTGGTCACTACACGGAGCGACAGGAACCAGGTCCGGCTCACCCTTTATCAGAACGGACGGGCGTTCATTCAGGAGAATCGCACTGTAACTCTGCCCAAGGGCGAAGTCTTGCTTCACATTGAGGACTTGGCGTCGAGCCTCATCCCTACGACTTTGCAAATTCAGAATCCCGATCTGGGTAGTTCAACAGGTGTCGTGCGGCAATCTTTTCTGTTCACCCGCCCGACCGCCCAGCAACTCCTCGGTCGCTTCGAGGGCAAGCGGGTCAAAGTGGCAAGCACGCTCGGGGGTGTCGACACCATTGAACAGGCGACCCTGCTTTCATTTGAGGGGGAGAGTGCCGTATTGCAGTACCCGGACCGGGTGGAAGTTCTTGGTGCTTCCTCTGCGAAACGAATCCTCATTCCCGGACTTCCCCCCGAAGTCCCTGCCTCTCCAAGAATGGAAGTGGCATTGACCACTCCAGTGGGTGGGAAGCGGGAGTTTTCTATCGCATACATCAGTTCGGATTTTCAGTGGACACCGACATACTCGGTGATCATCAACCCAACTGAGAAAATGATCGACTTGACCGCATGGGCAACGATCCTCAATGGCACGAAGACCCAGTTCAACCAAGCAAAGGTTGACCTTCTTGCAGGGGATGTGCCGATGCAGCCAGACGCGCGTTCCAGGGACAAGGTCATGCAATATGATGCGCCGCCTCCTCCGCCTCCCCCGCCTGGGTTAATGCAATTCGCTGGAGGAACCCTCCCCAGCAGCATGAACGCTGGCGAACGCAAGGTATACCCTATCCCAGGGAAATTGGACCTACTCCCTCAGCAGTCCGTTCAAGTGCCGTTTCTCGAAGTCCATGGCATCAAGGTACGCAAGGAGTACAGACTCTTCCGAAACCTGTTCCTCGACGAAGAAGATACACAAGTAATTGAGGGGCAGCCCATCTCTGTCGAGGCGAACCTCCTATTCCAGAATGAAGCGGCACAACACCTCGGGCGGCAGCTTCCAGGTGGGATCATCCGCCTTTATCAAGGAGACGATTCGGGTATCTTACGTCTCCTTGGGGAGGACCAACTGGCTGAATCCTCTGCTGGTAGCGAAGTGCGGTTGAGTTTGGGATTGGTCACGGATCTGACCGCTAAGTGCCGCATCACAGATCACAAGATCAATGAATCCGAATCCACAAAGAGGTCTGTGGAGGAGCGTGCGGTCGAAATCGTAATATCAAACCAAAAGAACCAAGCGAACCAAGTTCACGTCCAGGTTGACATCCAAGGGCAGTGGGAACTATTGAGCAGCAGTCTCCCTGGCGTGAAGGAGCAGGCGCATACTTTGGGATTCCAGGTTCAGGTTCAAGCAAATAGCAAGGCAACCCTGCAATACCGCGTGAAGACTATCTCTGCTCGATAA
- a CDS encoding tyrosine-type recombinase/integrase produces the protein MRADSVSLSRFSGDLRMAGRAERTIELYVASARRFEEFLGQDLPDASQEAIRRWVDHLRGQAVGASRLGQHYSALKFLYSRTLGQPEKVAWITIPKAKAHLPSILGRPEIQRLLDGFTTAKYRMFFTLIYATGLRINEASLLETRDIDAMQKVIHVRHGKGGKERMVPMDGKLYGLLRTYYKHEQPPKPWLFASKLGNPICPETARRALLCAAAASGIGKIVGPHMLRHAFATHLLENGEDLRRIQVVLGHGSIRSTQIYTQVAPSQVAAIRSPLEDLPD, from the coding sequence ATGCGTGCAGATAGTGTATCTCTGTCCAGATTTTCCGGCGATCTCCGAATGGCGGGCCGGGCGGAAAGAACCATCGAGTTGTATGTCGCTTCGGCCCGGCGTTTCGAGGAGTTCCTCGGCCAGGACCTGCCGGATGCGAGCCAGGAGGCGATTCGGCGCTGGGTTGACCATCTCCGCGGCCAGGCGGTCGGGGCGTCCCGGCTTGGGCAGCATTACTCGGCCCTGAAATTTCTCTATTCAAGGACACTGGGCCAGCCGGAGAAGGTGGCCTGGATCACCATCCCCAAGGCCAAGGCGCACCTGCCCTCGATCCTCGGCCGGCCTGAGATCCAGCGGCTCCTGGACGGGTTCACGACCGCCAAGTACCGCATGTTCTTCACCCTGATCTATGCCACCGGCTTGCGTATCAATGAGGCCAGCCTGCTGGAAACCCGTGATATTGATGCCATGCAGAAGGTCATCCATGTCCGCCATGGCAAGGGTGGCAAGGAGCGGATGGTGCCCATGGACGGCAAGCTCTACGGGTTGCTGCGGACCTACTACAAGCACGAGCAGCCGCCGAAGCCCTGGTTGTTCGCCTCCAAGTTGGGCAACCCCATCTGCCCTGAGACGGCGCGCCGGGCCCTGTTGTGCGCGGCAGCCGCCTCCGGCATCGGCAAGATCGTGGGTCCGCACATGCTCCGCCACGCCTTCGCCACCCATCTGCTGGAGAACGGGGAGGACCTGCGCCGGATCCAGGTTGTCCTGGGCCACGGCAGCATCCGGTCCACTCAGATCTACACCCAGGTCGCACCAAGCCAGGTTGCTGCCATCCGCAGCCCGTTGGAAGACCTGCCGGATTGA
- the istB gene encoding IS21-like element helper ATPase IstB codes for MSKEARRQLGDMLRELNLTGVAATYGEAGKRAEKEGWAFDRFLHHLMELELEQRRQKRLERVLKAAKLPVGKTLATLKQDLLPAKVRRQMATLIEGGFVDRGENLLAFGLPGRGKTHLVCALGAELIQRGYKVYFTPAYALVQRLLIAKQGLGLEREMRRLDAFDAIIIDDIGYIQQTRDETEVLFTLLAERYERRTVIITSNLVFSQWDRIFKDPMTTAAAIDRIIHHCVILELNGTSYRADAAKARMPQPEESATA; via the coding sequence ATGAGCAAGGAAGCGCGTCGGCAACTGGGGGACATGCTGCGGGAACTCAACCTGACCGGGGTGGCGGCAACCTACGGAGAAGCCGGGAAACGGGCTGAGAAGGAGGGCTGGGCTTTCGACCGGTTCCTGCACCACCTGATGGAACTGGAACTGGAGCAGCGGCGCCAGAAGCGTCTGGAACGGGTGCTCAAGGCCGCCAAGCTCCCGGTCGGAAAGACCCTGGCAACCCTCAAGCAGGACCTCCTGCCCGCGAAGGTCCGCCGACAGATGGCGACCCTGATCGAAGGCGGGTTCGTCGACCGGGGCGAGAACCTGCTGGCCTTTGGCCTCCCGGGCCGGGGCAAGACGCACCTCGTCTGCGCCCTGGGCGCGGAATTGATCCAGCGGGGCTACAAGGTGTATTTCACGCCAGCCTACGCCCTGGTCCAGCGCCTGCTGATCGCCAAGCAGGGCCTGGGCCTGGAGCGCGAGATGCGCCGGTTGGACGCATTCGACGCGATCATCATTGACGACATCGGCTATATCCAGCAGACCCGAGACGAGACCGAGGTTCTGTTCACCCTCCTGGCTGAGCGCTATGAGCGGCGGACCGTGATCATCACCTCGAACCTGGTGTTTTCCCAGTGGGACCGGATATTCAAGGACCCCATGACGACGGCCGCGGCCATCGACCGAATCATCCACCACTGCGTGATCCTGGAACTGAACGGCACCAGCTACCGGGCCGACGCGGCCAAGGCGCGGATGCCCCAGCCTGAGGAATCCGCAACAGCCTGA
- a CDS encoding transposase, with protein MKEKRWIAYVKKPFRKSGHVLHYLGRYTHRVGIANSRLVDVTDDQVTFRTKHGLTATLEPPEFLHRLVQHVLPPGFRKIRHAGLYAAAQPGGLLDQARQALGETKVKATPSPVTWLEQEMRACPVCGGMLHRVRLDPTAPRAPPEVDAPC; from the coding sequence GTGAAAGAGAAGCGCTGGATCGCCTACGTCAAGAAGCCGTTCCGCAAGTCCGGCCACGTGCTCCATTACCTCGGGCGCTATACCCACCGGGTGGGCATCGCCAATTCCCGGTTGGTGGATGTCACGGACGACCAGGTGACCTTTCGCACCAAGCACGGCCTCACCGCGACCCTGGAGCCGCCGGAATTCCTCCACCGCCTGGTCCAGCACGTCCTCCCCCCGGGCTTCCGAAAAATCCGCCACGCCGGCCTCTACGCCGCCGCCCAGCCCGGAGGTCTGTTGGACCAGGCCCGGCAGGCCCTGGGCGAGACCAAGGTCAAGGCAACTCCATCCCCGGTGACATGGCTGGAGCAAGAGATGCGCGCCTGCCCTGTCTGCGGCGGCATGCTCCACCGGGTCCGCCTGGATCCCACCGCCCCCCGGGCACCTCCCGAAGTTGACGCCCCATGCTGA
- a CDS encoding transposase zinc-binding domain-containing protein gives MGPRPRFDIGEIVRRHRPALEARHRLAPGQKKVLTAISRCRTAALGGHKLVCEHGDYERIAYNSCRDRHCPKCQALAQEKWIARAQSTDPGHWPLPRGVHPAG, from the coding sequence GTGGGGCCCCGGCCCCGGTTCGACATCGGCGAGATCGTCCGCAGGCACCGCCCCGCCCTGGAGGCCAGGCATCGCCTTGCCCCGGGACAGAAGAAGGTGCTGACCGCGATCAGTCGTTGCCGCACCGCCGCCCTCGGCGGCCACAAGCTGGTCTGCGAGCACGGCGACTATGAGCGGATCGCCTACAACTCCTGCCGGGACCGGCACTGCCCGAAGTGCCAGGCCCTGGCCCAGGAGAAGTGGATCGCCCGCGCGCAGTCGACGGATCCTGGCCATTGGCCACTTCCACGTGGTGTTCACCCTGCCGGCTGA
- a CDS encoding transposase translates to MVFTLPAELRALARLHPAEVYQAMLRAVADTLLELGRTRKGLTFGLTLILHTWTRELAFHPHVHALVSTGGLSLDGGRFIRLKHRYLFPLKMLGDVFRGKVLAALGAARDGGKFPERTVAAYAQLIAQ, encoded by the coding sequence GTGGTGTTCACCCTGCCGGCTGAACTGCGGGCTCTGGCCCGGCTCCACCCGGCCGAGGTCTACCAAGCCATGCTGCGCGCCGTGGCCGATACGCTTCTGGAGCTGGGCAGGACCCGCAAGGGCCTGACCTTTGGCCTGACTCTGATCCTGCATACCTGGACCCGGGAACTGGCCTTCCACCCCCATGTCCACGCGCTGGTCAGCACCGGCGGCCTGAGCCTGGATGGCGGCCGTTTCATCCGGCTCAAGCACCGCTACCTGTTTCCCCTGAAGATGCTGGGCGACGTGTTCCGCGGCAAGGTCCTGGCCGCCCTGGGGGCCGCCCGGGATGGGGGCAAGTTCCCGGAACGTACCGTGGCCGCCTACGCCCAGTTGATCGCACAGTGA